CTCATCTGCGTCCATGCCGAGGCCACGGTCCACCTGGAACGCGCGGTCTCGGAAATCCGCCGCCTGGGCGCGGCCCCGGGCGTGGCCCTCAATCCCGCCACCCCCCTTTCCCAGGTGGAATACCTGCTGCCGCAACTCGAGATGGTGCTGGTGATGACCGTCAACCCCGGGTTCGGCGGCCAATCCTTCATTCCGTTCTGCCTGGACAAGGTCAAGGATCTTGCCGCCATGCGTCGGGAACGCGACCTCTCCTTCCGCATCCAGGTGGACGGCGGCGTCTCTCCGGACAATACCGCCGCCCTGGTGGCGGCCGGCGCCGACGTGCTGGTGTCCGGGTCGGCCTTTTTCGGCCACCCGCCCTACAAGGAGCGCCTGGATGTCTTTCAGGCGGCGGCTGCGACCAGCCCCACGTAAGCGGGACCGACGGCCCGGCGGCTTCCACGCCGCAAGGCGCGCCCCTCTGCCCGCCGTCCAGGCGGTCCTTGGCGACATGCCGGGCCGTCTGACGCGCCTGTCCTCCATTCTCGACGCCCTGGACCAGGGCATCGCCTTCGTCTCGCCCGAAGGCCTGGTCATGGAAATAAACGACCGCTACCTGAACCTGCTCGGCCGCGCGGCCGAGGACGTCCTGGGCCAGGGACTGGCCGCCCTGGACCTGGAAACCGAGGACTACCAGGCCAGCGCCTTTCTGGACCTCTTCCGGCGGGGCGTGGCCCATGCCCCGGTCTCCTTCGACCGCCGCCTGGGCGTCCGGGACGTCACGGCCAAGCTCCAGCCCGTCTTCGACCAGGGCAGCCTGATCGGCCTGCTCGTGTCGCTTATCGACGTCACCCCGCTGGTCGAGGCCAGACTCTCGGTGGAGCGCGAGAAAAGCTTTCTCGAACAGGTCATCACCATCGCCGGGGCGGCGATCTGCATCGTCAACCGCGACGACGTGGTGGTCACCATAAACGACGAATTCACGGCCATCACCGGCTACAGCCGCGACCAGGCCCTCGGACGCGAGCGGGCGGGCCTTTTGCGGGAATCCCCGCCCTCGCCCTGTCCGGCCAAGCCGGCCAGGCCCGGCAACGGCGCCGTGCAAAAACGCCAGTCCCAGATCCTCACCCGCGACGGGCAGCGGCTGACCATCCTCAAAAACGCCGCCCCCATCCTCGACGCCACGGGCACGCCCACCGGCGGCATCGAATCCTTCGTCGACGTCTCGAGCCTCATCCGGGCCCGGGTGGAGGCCGAGGAAGCCAGCCGCATGAAATCGGCCTTCCTGGCCAACATGAGCCACGAGATCCGCACGCCCTTAAACGCCATCCTGGGCCTGACCCAGATTCTGCGCAAAACAGCATTGACCGACGAACAGCGTGATTGCGTGGACACCATGCGCTCGGCCGGCGAGGGGCTGCTGGTCATCCTTGGCGACCTCCTCGATTTCTCCCGCATGGAGGTCGGCCGCCTGGAAATCCGGCCCGCGCCCATGGACATCGAACGCCTGCTCGAGGA
Above is a window of Solidesulfovibrio fructosivorans JJ] DNA encoding:
- the rpe gene encoding ribulose-phosphate 3-epimerase: MPAPFILSPSLLSSDFGRLADELAALEGAGLRWVHLDVMDGLFVPNITFGPPIIAAMRRRSKLYFDTHLMIERPERYLAAFREAGSDLICVHAEATVHLERAVSEIRRLGAAPGVALNPATPLSQVEYLLPQLEMVLVMTVNPGFGGQSFIPFCLDKVKDLAAMRRERDLSFRIQVDGGVSPDNTAALVAAGADVLVSGSAFFGHPPYKERLDVFQAAAATSPT
- a CDS encoding PAS domain-containing hybrid sensor histidine kinase/response regulator, which gives rise to MPGRLTRLSSILDALDQGIAFVSPEGLVMEINDRYLNLLGRAAEDVLGQGLAALDLETEDYQASAFLDLFRRGVAHAPVSFDRRLGVRDVTAKLQPVFDQGSLIGLLVSLIDVTPLVEARLSVEREKSFLEQVITIAGAAICIVNRDDVVVTINDEFTAITGYSRDQALGRERAGLLRESPPSPCPAKPARPGNGAVQKRQSQILTRDGQRLTILKNAAPILDATGTPTGGIESFVDVSSLIRARVEAEEASRMKSAFLANMSHEIRTPLNAILGLTQILRKTALTDEQRDCVDTMRSAGEGLLVILGDLLDFSRMEVGRLEIRPAPMDIERLLEETRRVMEPLAAERGLTLCLERDPDLPRVLVCDPMRLKQILLNLLSNAIKFTPQGRVTLYASRAREPMAYEGPVAVQFAVRDTGPGIPEGMRERIFEPFVQSDETIAGNHGGTGLGLSISDRLVRLLGGTGLSVTSQPGKGSSFFFTLRLPEPDAVSAPPPTEGPLPPALDLGGLRVMVAEDNPFNRFLLQKILEKLGVGQQSFAVDGQEALDKILAARDAGTPFHIVFMDVRMPGIDGLEATRRARAAGIETPIVALTAQSSSEDAERCHEAGMSAFFAKPYRINDLEAVLITLVSEPIPTAG